From Meles meles chromosome 5, mMelMel3.1 paternal haplotype, whole genome shotgun sequence, one genomic window encodes:
- the LOC123941978 gene encoding ubiquitin-like-conjugating enzyme ATG3: MEYSDELEAIIEEDDGDGGWVDTYHNTGIGGITEAVKEITLESKDSIKLQDCAAICEEEEEDEGEATDMEEYEESGLLETDEATLDTRKIVEVCKTKTDAGGEDAILQTRTYDLYITYDKYYQTPQLWLFGSDEQRQPLTVEHMYEDISQDHVKKTVTIENHPHLPPPPMCSVHPCRHAEVMKKIIETVAEGGGELGVHMYLLIFLKFVQAVIPTIEYDYTRHFTM; the protein is encoded by the coding sequence ATGGAATATTCAGATGAATTGGAAGCTATCATTGAagaagatgatggtgatgggggATGGGTAGATACTTATCATAACACAGGTATTGGAGGAATAACCGAAGCAGTTAAGGAGATTACATTGGAAAGCAAGGACAGTATAAAACTTCAAGATTGCGCAGCAATatgtgaggaggaggaagaagatgaagGAGAAGCTACAGATAtggaagaatatgaagaaagtgGATTGTTGGAAACAGATGAGGCTACCCTAGACACAAGGAAAATAGTAGAAGTTTGTAAAACTAAAACTGATGCTGGAGGTGAAGATGCTATTTTGCAAACAAGAACTTATGACCTTTATATCACTTATGATAAATATTACCAGACACCACAATTATGGTTGTTTGGCTCTGATGAGCAAAGGCAGCCTTTAACAGTTGAACACATGTATGAAGACATCAGTCAAGACCATGTGAAGAAAACAGTGACCATTGAAAATCACCCTCATCTCCCACCACCTCCTATGTGTTCAGTTCACCCATGCAGGCATGCTGAGGTGATGAAGAAAATCATTGAGACTGttgcagaaggaggaggagaacttGGTGTTCATATGTATCTTCTAATTTTCTTGAAGTTTGTACAAGCTGTCATTCCAACAATAGAATATGACTACACAAGACACTTCACAATGTAA